The Kitasatospora sp. NBC_00374 genome has a segment encoding these proteins:
- a CDS encoding RNA polymerase sigma factor has translation MTPDRESLVADVAAAQAGDKAALGRIMAAFLPLVYKLIGRELDGHVDVDDVVQETMVRVVDRLGTLRDPSSFRSWLVAVAKNEVRRRWSRRQQVLDPVEPGDQLADPQADFVEVTILRLGILDARREFAEAVRWLDHEDGGLLALWRLENEGELSRAEVAEALGISLHHAGVRIQRLKGRLTTGRAVVRALAAEPGCPALDAATAGRDGAVTPLWRNRIARHIRSCACCCGYQGDLMPVEVVLAGAALRGMAPPRRLYSAASPVLPAARRHSAPRHAVSVG, from the coding sequence ATGACTCCCGATCGAGAGTCCTTGGTGGCGGATGTCGCCGCTGCTCAGGCCGGTGACAAGGCGGCTCTGGGCCGCATCATGGCCGCCTTCCTGCCGTTGGTGTACAAGCTGATCGGCCGGGAGCTGGACGGGCATGTGGATGTGGACGACGTGGTCCAGGAGACCATGGTCCGTGTCGTCGACAGGCTGGGCACGCTGCGTGACCCGTCCTCGTTCCGGTCCTGGCTGGTGGCGGTGGCCAAGAACGAGGTCCGGCGGCGCTGGAGCCGTCGGCAGCAGGTGCTGGACCCGGTCGAGCCGGGTGACCAACTCGCCGATCCGCAGGCCGATTTCGTCGAGGTCACCATCCTGCGGCTGGGCATTCTCGATGCCCGCCGCGAGTTCGCGGAGGCCGTCCGGTGGCTGGACCACGAGGACGGTGGCCTTCTGGCGCTGTGGCGGTTGGAGAACGAGGGTGAACTGAGCCGGGCGGAGGTCGCCGAGGCGCTGGGGATCTCGCTCCACCACGCGGGCGTGCGCATCCAGCGGTTGAAGGGGCGTCTCACCACCGGTCGCGCCGTGGTCCGTGCCCTGGCCGCCGAACCCGGCTGCCCGGCGCTCGACGCGGCCACCGCGGGCCGGGACGGCGCGGTGACGCCGCTGTGGCGCAACCGGATAGCCCGGCACATCCGTTCGTGCGCCTGCTGCTGTGGCTACCAGGGTGACCTGATGCCGGTGGAGGTCGTGCTGGCCGGCGCGGCGCTTCGGGGCATGGCCCCGCCTCGGCGGCTGTACTCCGCGGCGTCGCCCGTACTGCCCGCGGCGCGCAGGCACTCCGCCCCGCGCCACGCCGTGAGCGTCGGCTGA
- a CDS encoding DUF6082 family protein — protein MDWNQLGQIGAAYGFTSAIVSALALTGVAASLLVQNRQGRADQVQAIRSYYLELVRMELDDMPLYQPCWGDMDIADPHEQKQHVYADLMMNYAWMGFEVGTIPESLLRDMLAGMFTGEAGRTYWSRAGTSWIASASGSRRGRHFLTIVGEEHDRAAAAAPPTRSIVTSSPSGGAASGTSRAWRTPVGILIGLGAGLVAGSALRGRRY, from the coding sequence GTGGACTGGAACCAGCTGGGTCAGATCGGTGCGGCGTACGGCTTCACGTCGGCGATCGTCTCGGCGCTGGCGCTGACCGGTGTCGCCGCCTCCCTGCTCGTCCAGAACCGGCAGGGCAGGGCGGACCAGGTCCAGGCGATCCGTAGTTACTACCTCGAACTGGTCCGCATGGAACTCGACGACATGCCGCTCTACCAGCCCTGTTGGGGCGACATGGACATCGCCGATCCTCATGAGCAGAAGCAGCACGTCTATGCCGATCTGATGATGAACTACGCGTGGATGGGCTTCGAAGTCGGGACCATTCCCGAGAGCCTGCTGCGAGACATGCTCGCCGGGATGTTCACCGGAGAGGCCGGGCGAACCTACTGGAGCAGGGCCGGTACCTCCTGGATCGCCAGCGCGTCCGGAAGTCGTCGCGGGCGCCACTTCCTGACCATCGTTGGCGAGGAGCACGATCGTGCTGCCGCCGCCGCGCCACCGACTCGCTCAATCGTGACATCCAGCCCGTCTGGCGGAGCCGCTTCGGGGACATCGCGCGCGTGGCGCACGCCGGTGGGCATCCTGATCGGCCTGGGCGCCGGCTTGGTAGCCGGATCGGCCCTGCGCGGCCGACGCTACTGA
- a CDS encoding ArsR/SmtB family transcription factor, protein MPQPPLYQVKAEFFRMLGHPVRIRVLELLQGGPLPVRALLADIGVEPSNLSQQLAVLRRSGIVVSTREGPVVLYALAGGDVADLLRSARRILTVLLTDREGLLDQLREPEAPADIPTGAGALPEWAAGQGADLPR, encoded by the coding sequence ATGCCGCAGCCTCCGCTCTACCAGGTCAAGGCGGAGTTCTTCCGGATGCTCGGCCACCCGGTGCGGATCCGCGTGCTGGAGCTCCTCCAGGGCGGGCCGCTGCCGGTACGAGCCCTGCTGGCCGACATCGGTGTCGAGCCGTCCAACCTCTCGCAGCAACTCGCGGTCCTCCGACGCTCCGGCATCGTCGTCTCCACCCGGGAGGGGCCGGTCGTCCTCTACGCCCTCGCGGGCGGCGACGTCGCCGATCTCCTGCGCTCGGCCCGGCGGATCCTCACCGTCCTGCTCACCGACCGCGAAGGTCTGCTGGACCAACTGCGTGAGCCGGAAGCGCCCGCAGACATCCCCACCGGGGCAGGCGCCCTTCCGGAATGGGCGGCAGGCCAGGGCGCCGATCTCCCACGCTGA
- a CDS encoding transposase encodes MHLVEPLREFIADHADWLTVFQLPSYSPDLNPQERLWSLVRVDIGNLAAANLDQVTRAVKRRLKQIQYCLDLVDGGLAGTGLIMDG; translated from the coding sequence ATGCACCTGGTCGAACCGCTGCGCGAGTTCATCGCCGACCACGCCGACTGGCTCACAGTCTTCCAACTGCCAAGCTATTCACCAGACTTGAATCCGCAGGAAAGACTCTGGTCGCTGGTCAGGGTCGACATCGGCAACCTCGCCGCAGCCAACCTCGACCAGGTCACCCGCGCCGTGAAGCGCAGACTCAAGCAGATCCAGTACTGCTTGGACCTGGTCGACGGCGGCCTGGCCGGCACCGGCCTGATCATGGACGGCTGA
- a CDS encoding glycosyl hydrolase family 28-related protein, with protein MDIEIVRAAHPIKAGQVVHTTGSPITPTPPAVKPITVTVPAVEELHTIPFFGVALESANDPGDSVKVQIGGALSEHLGRGRFGAVGINSSGQLVRAGDRECVSAPNWIGDCDDSGTVTIRPRRDTRLSVLDFGAMGNGKDDERADDTDAIQGALDCAMRLGGTTDGKVVYLPPGDYRIKRPLVISNGCILEGAGLARGDETSRILADVKSGDFNLSTRTGIGKVGGEREGETVYCAIALVGYETGSAMKPPRGRADYSALRQFALHSIPAQGRHLPPFPVHQAPQMDGVRVMATGAFIERMSVVSFRRNGIEVSSTEIAPTVNVGLVQIRDCLLTSNGEHGLDIGSLGNSNASTMLVMDVSATDNGRDGIHDHSYLGCTFVSCHTAGNRHRNYSCENNAPQYAVYIGCYAEEDAPSVFKGGSIAVVGGDMDITSDSTYWGYGAYNKGPSTLKVANNYSKYPRYWITKAGVDIEEGELQTPGNGYVYRAVHAGHTSGKNGKPPDGMPDFPKGIGQTIEELDRLVWKCEGEYRTEVSTFNNLGSAADSTIIQDYGSVTPDGQGTSLFRIQVQTAPDAIKGRIETSLVHPADRHTYYQTAYENGPVPGALMLPEAWIGNYVHGERRIAVVHGGTPWNVPVGSCNFYSPGDLLLNATGATARQGEIGWAVKAPCGRRSAASAWAHGTHYRIGEIVRPANLNGFVYRLVAYTGGPSNQLRKVSGEQEPQSWQQPGPGQSVGGLTSDHHLQWQTIYDLDAKPGLIEPLPQRATGQSDSKATDIAQLKADFNALLAKMRSANLLE; from the coding sequence ATGGACATCGAAATTGTGCGAGCCGCACACCCGATCAAGGCCGGCCAGGTGGTCCACACCACAGGATCACCGATCACCCCCACTCCCCCTGCTGTCAAACCGATCACCGTCACTGTCCCCGCTGTCGAGGAGTTGCATACCATTCCGTTCTTCGGGGTTGCGCTGGAGTCGGCGAACGACCCCGGAGACAGCGTCAAAGTCCAAATAGGCGGTGCTCTCAGCGAACACCTGGGCCGCGGTAGGTTCGGCGCGGTTGGCATCAACAGTTCGGGACAGCTCGTCCGCGCCGGGGATAGAGAATGCGTAAGCGCTCCGAACTGGATTGGTGACTGCGATGATTCGGGCACGGTGACAATCCGGCCCCGCCGCGACACGCGGCTCAGCGTGCTCGACTTCGGAGCGATGGGAAACGGCAAGGACGACGAGCGCGCCGACGACACGGACGCGATCCAAGGTGCTCTGGACTGCGCGATGCGACTCGGCGGCACTACTGACGGCAAAGTCGTCTACCTTCCTCCGGGGGACTACCGGATCAAAAGGCCTCTCGTCATTTCGAACGGTTGCATTCTGGAGGGAGCCGGCCTTGCTCGTGGCGATGAAACCAGTCGCATATTAGCAGATGTGAAATCCGGAGATTTCAACCTCTCCACTCGTACCGGAATCGGTAAAGTCGGAGGGGAGCGGGAGGGGGAGACCGTTTACTGCGCAATTGCCCTGGTGGGCTATGAGACCGGATCGGCCATGAAGCCCCCTCGCGGTCGTGCGGACTACAGTGCGCTTCGTCAGTTCGCTCTCCATTCGATCCCCGCTCAAGGGAGGCATCTCCCCCCCTTCCCGGTCCATCAGGCCCCACAGATGGACGGTGTGCGAGTCATGGCGACGGGCGCATTCATCGAGAGAATGAGCGTTGTCAGCTTCAGACGCAACGGAATAGAGGTATCCTCGACCGAAATCGCTCCAACGGTTAACGTCGGCCTCGTTCAGATACGTGACTGCCTCCTTACCAGCAATGGCGAGCACGGGCTCGACATCGGCAGTCTGGGCAACAGCAACGCCAGTACCATGCTGGTGATGGACGTTTCCGCCACGGACAATGGGCGCGATGGAATTCACGACCATTCGTACTTGGGCTGCACCTTCGTTTCGTGTCACACGGCAGGAAACCGTCACCGAAACTACAGTTGTGAAAACAACGCTCCACAGTACGCCGTGTACATCGGCTGCTATGCCGAGGAGGATGCACCGTCCGTGTTCAAGGGTGGGAGTATCGCTGTAGTCGGCGGGGACATGGATATCACCTCGGACTCAACATACTGGGGCTATGGAGCTTACAACAAGGGGCCTTCCACCCTCAAAGTGGCAAACAATTATTCCAAATATCCCAGGTATTGGATCACCAAGGCGGGGGTTGATATCGAGGAGGGTGAGCTGCAGACGCCCGGGAACGGATACGTATATCGAGCAGTTCACGCCGGGCATACTTCTGGAAAGAATGGCAAACCCCCCGACGGTATGCCTGATTTCCCGAAGGGGATCGGACAGACGATCGAAGAGCTCGATCGGCTGGTATGGAAGTGTGAGGGTGAATACAGGACTGAGGTCTCAACGTTCAACAACCTTGGGAGTGCTGCGGATTCCACGATCATTCAGGATTACGGCTCTGTCACGCCGGACGGCCAGGGGACGTCCCTCTTCCGTATCCAAGTCCAGACAGCTCCCGACGCTATCAAGGGCAGGATTGAAACGTCCCTCGTACACCCGGCGGATCGCCACACGTACTATCAAACCGCGTACGAAAACGGCCCGGTTCCCGGCGCGCTGATGCTTCCGGAAGCCTGGATTGGAAACTACGTCCACGGTGAGCGGAGAATCGCTGTTGTTCATGGCGGAACTCCCTGGAATGTGCCTGTCGGTAGCTGCAACTTCTACAGCCCGGGTGATCTGCTCCTCAATGCCACCGGAGCGACCGCGCGCCAAGGCGAGATCGGCTGGGCGGTGAAGGCTCCGTGTGGAAGGCGGTCAGCGGCTTCTGCCTGGGCTCACGGGACGCACTACCGCATAGGGGAAATCGTCAGGCCGGCGAACCTCAATGGCTTCGTGTATCGACTGGTCGCCTACACCGGTGGCCCGTCGAACCAGCTGCGCAAGGTCTCCGGCGAGCAGGAGCCACAGTCCTGGCAACAGCCGGGGCCGGGGCAGAGTGTGGGAGGCCTGACCTCCGACCATCACCTTCAATGGCAGACGATCTATGACTTGGATGCAAAGCCAGGGCTCATCGAACCGCTTCCTCAGCGCGCGACAGGACAGTCGGACTCGAAAGCGACGGACATTGCCCAGCTGAAGGCGGATTTCAACGCACTTCTCGCCAAGATGAGGTCGGCGAACCTCTTGGAATGA